A single Primulina huaijiensis isolate GDHJ02 unplaced genomic scaffold, ASM1229523v2 scaffold5913, whole genome shotgun sequence DNA region contains:
- the LOC140970384 gene encoding oxysterol-binding protein-related protein 1C-like: protein MHSFCCVTSTPISNPNMLSSPSTPPPFDPLTKSLQNPTILRVSSTCDSGMDHNSGGAPNGNDILHAHSRDVKITDIVGIGISGVLYKWVNYGKGWRPRWFVLRDGVLSYYKIHGPDKIVVDQDTEKGLKVIGEESMKRISRHHHHHRNGTSGSSAKIRKPVGEVHLKVSTIRESRSDDKRFSIFTGTKRLFLRAESREDLMVWMEALQAVKDMFPRMSNSELMAPMEDVPILTDKLRQRLLEEGLSENTIQESEQIMRNEYAALQSQLIMLKQKHWLLVDTLRHLEREKVDLENTVVDESQRQVKEVGAFSRSRQDKYSESASESEDENEIVDGAEEDTDEEDNTFFDTRDFLSSSSFKSSGSDFWASSFSSDDNELHAFEAEDNIDPVIKSAGTNFPCIRRRKKLPDPIEKEKGVSLWSMIKDNIGKDLTKVCLPVYFNEPLSSLQKCFEDLEYSYLLDRAYEWGKQGNSVMRILNVAAFAVSGYASTDGRNCKPFNPLLGETYEADYPDKGLRFFSEKVSHHPMIVACHCEGTGWRFHGDSNLKSKFWGRSIQLDPHGILTLEFDDGEVFQWSKVTTSIYNLILGKLYCDHYGTMWIQGNRNHSCKLKFKEQSIIDRNPHQVQGIVQEKSGKTVASVFGKWDEILHYVNGDCTSKGKSQEPLSEAHLLWKRSKPPKFPTRYNLTRFAITLNELTPGLKEKLPPTDSRLRPDQRCLENGEYEMANAEKLRLEQRQRQARKMQERGWKARWFAKDKESDTYRYIGGYWEAKEQGNWESCPDIFGQIPADQSLDLE, encoded by the exons ATGCACTCATTCTGCTGTGTCACATCGACACCAATCAGCAATCCTAACATGCTCTCTTCCCCGTCCACGCCGCCACCTTTCGATCCGCTGACTAAAAGTTTGCAAAATCCTACTATCTTGAGGGTATCGTCAACGTGTGATTCCGGGATGGATCACAATTCAGGTGGTGCTCCGAATGGCAACGATATACTCCACGCCCACAGCCGTGACGTGAAGATTACCGATATAGTTGGTATTGGGATTTCTGGAGTTTTATACAAATGGGTTAATTATGGAAAAGGGTGGAGGCCTCGTTGGTTTGTTTTGCGGGATGGAGTTTTAAGCTATTATAAGATTCACGGCCCTGATAAAATTGTTGTTGATCAAGATACTGAGAAAGGATTGAAAGTGATTGGCGAAGAATCGATGAAAAGGATATCAAGGCATCATCATCACCATAGGAATGGGACTAGTGGGTCTTCTGCAAAAATCCGGAAGCCAGTTGGGGAAGTTCATTTAAAG GTCTCGACTATTCGAGAGAGCCGATCTGATGATAAGAGGTTTTCCATATTCACCGGAACAAAGAGGCTTTTTCTTAGGGCAGAGAGCAGAGAAGATCTAATGGTATGGATGGAAGCATTGCAGGCTGTGAAGGACATGTTTCCGAGAATGTCCAACAGTGAGTTAATGGCTCCTATGGAAGATGTCCCCATCTTGACAGATAAGTTGAGGCAAAGATTGTTGGAAGAAGGCTTGAGTGAAAATACCATTCAAGAGAGTGAGCAGATCATGAGGAACGAGTATGCAGCTCTGCAGAGTCAATTGATAATGCTGAAGCAGAAGCATTGGCTCCTCGTGGACACACTGCGACATTTAGAG AGAGAAAAGGTGGATTTGGAGAACACAGTTGTTGATGAGAGCCAAAGACAAGTTAAAGAAGTTGGAGCATTTTCTAGGTCAAGGCAAGATAAGTATAGTG AAAGTGCAAGTGAATCTGAAGACGAAAATGAAATAGTAGATGGAGCAGAAGAAGATACCGATGAAGAAGATAACACATTCTTCGACACCAGAGATTTTCTTTCATCTAGCTCTTTCAAAAGCAGTGGTTCCGACTTTTGGGCATCATCTTTTTCATCTGATGACAATGAACTTCATGCTTTTGAAGCGGAGGATAACATTGATCCTGTCATTAAATCTGCTGGAACCAACTTTCCTTGTATTAGGCGTCGAAAGAAATTGCCAGACCCTATTGAGAAAGAGAAAGGAGTGAGTTTATGGTCAATGATAAAGGACAACATCGGGAAGGACCTTACAAAAGTGTGTCTTCCGGTCTACTTCAACGAGCCTCTCTCTTCTCTACAGAAATGTTTCGAGGATTTGGAATATTCGTATCTTCTTGATCGGGCTTATGAATGGGGAAAGCAG GGCAACAGTGTTATGAGGATTCTAAATGTTGCTGCATTTGCTGTGTCTGGATATGCTtctacagatggaagaaattgCAAACCATTTAATCCATTGTTGGGGGAGACTTATGAGGCTGATTATCCAGATAAAGGCCTCCGATTTTTCTCAGAAAAG GTGAGTCACCATCCAATGATTGTAGCTTGCCATTGCGAGGGTACAGGGTGGAGGTTTCATGGTGATAGCAATCTGAAAAGCAAATTTTGGGGTCGGTCCATTCAGCTTGATCCACATGGTATTCTAACTTTAGAATTTGATGATGGAGAAGTTTTCCAGTGGAGTAAG GTAACAACATCTATATACAATCTCATTTTGGGGAAATTATATTGCGATCACTATGGTACGATGTGGATACAAGGAAATCGTAATCACTCCTGTAAATTGAAATTCAAGGAGCAGTCTATTATAGACAGAAATCCTCATCAG GTACAAGGAATAGTCCAAGAAAAGAGTGGGAAGACGGTGGCATCCGTGTTTGGTAAATGGGACGAAATTTTGCACTATGTGAATGGAGATTGCACATCAAAAGGGAAAAGCCAGGAACCTCTCTCAGAAGCCCATTTGCTTTGGAAACGAAGCAAGCCCCCCAAGTTCCCCACACGTTATAACTTGACACGCTTTGCCATCACACTGAATGAACTAACACCAGGGCTGAAG GAAAAGCTCCCTCCAACGGACTCAAGACTGAGACCTGATCAAAGATGCTTGGAAAACGGGGAGTATGAAATGGCAAATGCTGAAAAGTTGCGTCTAGAGCAACGGCAACGACAG GCTCGGAAAATGCAAGAGAGGGGTTGGAAAGCTCGGTGGTTTGCGAAAGATAAAGAATCTGATACATATCGTTACATTGGCGGGTATTGGGAAGCAAAGGAACAAGGCAACTGGGAATCTTGCCCTGATATTTTTGGCCAAATCCCAGCCGATCAAAGTTTAGACTTGGAGTAA